In Polyangiaceae bacterium, the genomic window ACCTCCAGGAACGCCTCGGCGGTGTCCAAGACGCGGAGCGCCATCTCGCGATCGAGATCGTGCACGCTGGTCAGGTGGCGGAGGCGCTTCTCGGTCATGGCTCTGGCGGTACGGATGGGGAGCTCGCGGGCCGGACCACGGCGCGGATGCCGCCCGGCTCGTCGAGCACGTCGATGCGGTCGTCGGCGCCGACCTGAGTGGTCAGGACCACGTAGTCGGGCTGGACGGGCAGCTCGCGCCCCCCGCGGTCCACCAGCGCGGCGAGCTCGATGCGGCGGGGCCGGCCGTAGTCCATCAACGCGTCGATGGCGGCGCGGATGGTGCGGCCGGTGAAGACGACGTCGTCCACCAGGACCACCCGCTTGCCC contains:
- the pyrR gene encoding bifunctional pyr operon transcriptional regulator/uracil phosphoribosyltransferase PyrR, translated to MRVLLDSEGVSRGLRRVAGQIVERQRGAEGLVLIGVRRGGEPLAREIARWIRELESRDVPVGSVDITLYRDDAATALPNPRIGPSQVPCSLEGKRVVLVDDVVFTGRTIRAAIDALMDYGRPRRIELAALVDRGGRELPVQPDYVVLTTQVGADDRIDVLDEPGGIRAVVRPASSPSVPPEP